The nucleotide sequence AGCGGCGATATCAGTGCTATCGCCTTCAACTTGTCTGACGTGCTGTATGGCGTAGATCCTGTCTCCGATTCCCTGGTGACTTATAACCTCGGCGACGGATCAATTACGGCAGTCGGCGCTGGTTTGGGAGTAGACATTGTCGACGAGCAGGGGCTTACCTTCGACCTGATCGGCGGACTGCTGTACATGATCGATGAGGCCAGTGAGTCTCTTTACTCGATCGACCCGTTGACCGGACTGGCGAGCTTTATTGCCAACCTGGGCGGTGACTACGAGGCGCTGGCATTTTTTGAAGATCGCCAGGCCGCACCAGAACCCGGTGTGTTGTTATTGCTCGGGATTGGACTTCTCGCGTTGACGCTGGTTCACAGGCGCAGACGGAATCACTGGTAACGCCAACCGACCAGACCCGGGTTAACGTCCCTGCCACGCCTTTATCGGCTGTCAGATTGGTGCGGTGCACCTGCGCTAATATCGGGGCATGCCCAATGCACAGATAACCGGCTGGGGTAAGTGCCTGCCGCCGGCGGTCCTGACCAACGACGATCTCGCCGCCATCATGGATACCAGCGATGAGTGGATTGTCGAACGCACCGGTATCCATGCGCGGCGCATCAGTCACGTCAACTGCAGCGAACTGGCGCTGGTAGCTGCGCAACAGGCGCTGGCTGCCGCCGGCCTCGACGCCAATGACATCGGCATGATTGTTTTCGCCAGCGCCAGCCCGGACCTGCTTATACCCAATACCGCATCACGCCTGCAGCAGCGACTTGGCAACAAGTCCGCTGCCGCTTTTGATCTGAACTCGGGGTGCACGGGTTTCGTTTACGGCCTGAAAATTGCCGACGATCACCTGAACAACTACCCCGACAAGCCGGTACTGCTGGTCGGCGCCGAGCGGCTCACCTGGTACCTCGACTGGACCCAGCGTGATTCGGCCGTTCTGTTTGGTGATGGTGCCGGCGCCGTTGTGCTGCAGGCCGGAGATAACGGAGCCGGAGTGATACGCGCCCATCTCGGCTGCGAGGCCGAAGCCGGAGATGCGCTGATGATTCCTGATTTCGGCACCGTGATGGACCGCTTTGGCGATGACCCCACGCATTTCACCATGTGCTTTGACGGGCGCGAGGTATTCCGTCACGCGGTGCGCGGCATGGCGGCCGCCTGCACCACGGTTCTCGCCGATGCCGGCATGAGTGCCGATGACATTGACCTGGTCATTCCGCACCAGGCCAATGAACGCATCATCGATTCGCTGGCGCATCACCTGGGGATCGACGACGACCGCGTGTTCAAGAACATCGCCGAGTACGGCAACACGTCCGCGGCTACGGTTCCCATCGCTATCGTCGAGGCGCTGGAGCAGGGACATATCAAGGCGGGCACCACCCTGCTGATGCCGGTGTTCGGCGCCGGGCTGACCTGGGGTTCCGCCATCCTGCGCTGGGGCGAACGCACCGAACCACTCGGCACTTCCGCGGCCGAACTGCCGCCCTGTGAACAAACCGGCCCCGAACTGATTGCCGATGCCGTCGCCTTTTTCCAGGCACGCAGCTGATCGGCGTCGAACCAGCCTTGACGCTGCTATGCCAGTGACAAAACCCTGCCCGCTTCAGCCCGCAAACTGAGGACCAGCGCATAAATCCCCGCTCGATACTGTGCCCGCCTCTGCCGACCGGTCTGCAACCATGAACTGGTTTGCAGCAGGCGCGATCCTGGCCGCACTCGCGGTAATCACAGGGGCATTCGGCGCACACGGAATGGAATCCCGGGTCGGCCCGGACCTGCTCGACACTTTTGAAACCGGCGCGCGCTACCACATGTATCACGCGCTGGCTTTACTCGCTGTCGGCTGGCAGACGGCGCGCCGTCCCGGTCGCTGGACCAGTGCTGCCGGCTGGCTGTTCGTCGTCGGTATCGTCGTGTTCTCTGGAAGTCTTTATGCGTTGGTAATGACCGGCGAACGCTGGCTCGGCGCCATCACGCCGATTGGCGGCGTGTGTTTCATAGCGGGCTGGATTGCCCTTGCCGTTGGCGCGTTACACCGGTAACGGTGCGGCCTGTTGCTGAGA is from Gammaproteobacteria bacterium and encodes:
- a CDS encoding ketoacyl-ACP synthase III produces the protein MPNAQITGWGKCLPPAVLTNDDLAAIMDTSDEWIVERTGIHARRISHVNCSELALVAAQQALAAAGLDANDIGMIVFASASPDLLIPNTASRLQQRLGNKSAAAFDLNSGCTGFVYGLKIADDHLNNYPDKPVLLVGAERLTWYLDWTQRDSAVLFGDGAGAVVLQAGDNGAGVIRAHLGCEAEAGDALMIPDFGTVMDRFGDDPTHFTMCFDGREVFRHAVRGMAAACTTVLADAGMSADDIDLVIPHQANERIIDSLAHHLGIDDDRVFKNIAEYGNTSAATVPIAIVEALEQGHIKAGTTLLMPVFGAGLTWGSAILRWGERTEPLGTSAAELPPCEQTGPELIADAVAFFQARS
- a CDS encoding DUF423 domain-containing protein — its product is MNWFAAGAILAALAVITGAFGAHGMESRVGPDLLDTFETGARYHMYHALALLAVGWQTARRPGRWTSAAGWLFVVGIVVFSGSLYALVMTGERWLGAITPIGGVCFIAGWIALAVGALHR